The Salvelinus namaycush isolate Seneca chromosome 1, SaNama_1.0, whole genome shotgun sequence genome has a window encoding:
- the LOC120055872 gene encoding adhesion G-protein coupled receptor G5-like — MVLLTGGLSMNEGTKYSCSNYTQVLSYVPSVVDVDGARCWMEVVNEQFKTENLSTIVKSVEMLERFLENTALNKTTSIIVERLVAHIFRAEGNFTGLNISASQERVTSDSDHVANTTVKVHLPKELLKTNENNTIVFCMITSPEKYGQLGILDGRIVGLAVSKKRVSGLRDKVNFSVPLQRPTLESQADKQPSCQFFNFSTNKFYRDGCTTEWKRDEGRVVCSCDHLTYFAVLMVSPSISESDQKILSYITLIGCSLSLFFLVVTIVLYATQRGKGTDISLKVHINLSVALILLNLHFLPSQQVAALSSSGPCIYVAVLLHYSLLATFTWTAIEGFHLYLLLVRVFNIYVRRYLLKLSLVGWGFPAVIVIVIAIIDKDTYSRVTLHPSKTNGTAVEMCYLSNDVMKLVTTVGLFGLVFVFNLGMLAVTMRRLRSLRTEQTSREKGRARRDTCTVLGITCLLGITWGIIFFSFGQLTTPGLYLFCVLNSLQGFFIFLWFCVFKWKTEDSQPDSDTHITNTRSA, encoded by the exons ATGGTTCTGCTCACAGGAGGTCTCTCTATGAACGAAGGAACCAAATATTCGTGCTCCAACTACACTCAAG TTCTATCTTACGTTCCGTCTGTAGTCGATGTGGATGGTGCAAGATGCTGGATGGAAGTTGTCAATGAGCAGTTTAAGACGGAGAACCTCAGCACTATTGTTAA ATCTGTGGAGATGCTAGAAAGGTTTCTTGAAAATACAGCTTTGAATAAGACGACTTCAATCATTGTTGAGAGGCTTGTGGCCCACATATTCAGGGCCGAGGGCAACTTTACTGGGCTTAATATATCTGCCAGCCAAGAACGG GTAACATCAGACAGTGACCATGTGGCCAACACTACGGTCAAGGTCCACCTGCCCAAAGAGCTCTTGAAAACCAACGAGAACAATACCATTGTCTTCTGCATGATTACCTCACCAGAAAAATAtggg CAATTGGGGATTCTTGATGGCCGAATAGTAGGTCTGGCTGTAAGCAAGAAGAGAGTGTCAGGTCTGAGGGACAAGGTCAACTTCTCCGTGCCTCTACAGCGCCCCACATTGGAAAGTCAG GCTGACAAACAACCATCTTGTCAATTCTTCAATTTTTCAACCAATA AGTTCTACCGGGATGGCTGCACCACAGAGTGGAAGAGAGACGAGGGCCGTGTGGTGTGCTCATGTGACCACCTCACATACTTTGCTGTGCTGATG gtgtctccctccatctctgaaAGCGATCAGAAGATCCTAAGCTACATCACTCTGATTGGCTGCAGTCTGTCGCTGTTCTTCCTGGTGGTCACAATCGTTCTGTACGCCACTCAAAG AGGTAAAGGCACAGACATCTCCCTGAAGGTGCATATCAACCTGTCTGTGGCCCTGATCCTCCTCAACCTGCACTTCCTGCCCAGCCAGCAGGTAGCAGCATTATCCTCCTCAGGGCCATGTATCTATGTTGCTGTCCTTCTGCATTACTCTCTACTGGCCACCTTCACATGGACAGCAATCGAAGGCTTCCACCTTTACCTGTTGCTGGTCCGTGTCTTCAACATCTATGTCAGGAGATACCTGCTCAAACTGAGCCTGGTAGGATGGG GATTCCCTGCTGTCATTGTCATCGTGATTGCGATCATTGACAAAGACACATACAGCCGTGTGACTCTTCATCCCTCTAAGACCAATGGCACAGCTGTGGAGAT GTGTTACCTCTCTAATGATGTGATGAAGCTGGTGACCACGGTGGGTCTGTTTGGCCTGGTGTTTGTGTTTAACCTCGGTATGCTGGCTGTGACTATGAGGCGCCTCAGGTCTCTGCGCACTGAGCAGACGTCAAGGGAGAAGGGTAGGGCCCGGAGGGACACCTGCACTGTGCTGGGCATCACCTGTCTGCTGGGCATCACCTGGGGCATCATCTTCTTCTCCTTCGGCCAGCTTACCACGCCTGGCCTCTACCTTTTCTGTGTCCTCAACTCTCTACAAG GTTTTTTCATCTTCCTCTGGTTTTGTGTGTTCAAATGGAAGACTGAGGACAGCCAACCTGACAGTGACACTCACATTACCAATACCAGATCTGCCTGA
- the LOC120055879 gene encoding adhesion G-protein coupled receptor G5-like yields the protein MHPCNPENQWCYEDRITICIPRARMPIPNFYRWSVNSSNKAEERTNSGHRVHIPAHALQRSKRNDSNSTDYVHITMAVLNSSLFKLGPVRGSRSGEVLGQSVLAVRVGDHGVRNLDQPVRIAFRNTNATERGTCVFWKDSENKNGEGDWSSEGCITALIHGEFVCSCNHLSFFAVLVNSQLSLDPVNAANLGYISYIGSSFSVVFTTVTLVMYTCLRKRHFEQSISIHVQLTGALLFLHLSYLLSEWWVWHKADGAEGHVCLAFGLILHWALLSTFTWLAIEGFHLYMLLVRVFNIYVRKYLLKLSLVGWGIPTATVMACCFSGVYGIHSFYMTGANNGSSTDICWISSATDSSGVVVSYITVSGYLGLVFLFNTAILGVVVVKLWGQRGKGRMWKDWATVLGLSCVLGVPWGLAFCTYGPLSLPGLYLFSIFNCFQGVFLFLWFLALSRKGRPEHSSVKDSSSQKMMETNFN from the exons ATGCATCCCTGCAACCCTGAGAACCAATG GTGTTATGAGGATAGAATTACAATATGCATTCCAAGGGCCAGAATGCCCATCCCAAACTTCTACAGATGGTCTGTCAACTCATCCAATAAG GCAGAAGAAAGAACGAATTCTGGACACAGAGTGCACATTCCTGCACATGCCCTCCAGAGAAGCAAGAGGAACGACTCTAATAGCACGGACTATGTGCACATTACAATGGCTGTACTCAACAGCTCTCTATTCAAG CTTGGTCCAGTTCGAGGCTCTAGATCAGGGGAAGTCCTGGGGCAGTCTGTGCTGGCTGTGAGGGTGGGGGACCACGGTGTGAGGAACCTTGACCAGCCTGTCAGAATCGCCTTCAGAAACACAAATGCG ACTGAGAGAGGGACTTGTGTTTTCTGGAAGGACTCGGAAAATAAGAATGGCGAAG GGGACTGGAGCTCAGAGGGTTGTATTACCGCTCTCATTCACGGAGAGTTTGTGTGCAGCTGTAACCATCTCAGCTTCTTTGCAGTGCTCGTG AACTCACAGTTGTCGTTAGACCCTGTGAATGCCGCCAACCTCGGCTACATCTCCTACATTGGTTCATCCTTCTCTGTGGTTTTCACCACAGTAACCCTTGTCATGTACACTTGTCTTAG GAAGAGGCATTTTGAACAGTCAATATCTATTCATGTGCAGCTGACAGGAGCGCTCCTGTTTCTGCACCTCTCCTACCTCTTGAGCGAGTGGTGGGTGTGGCATAAGGCTGATGGGGCTGAGGGACATGTCTGTCTGGCCTTTGGGTTGATACTGCACTGGGCTCTCCTGTCCACCTTCACCTGGTTGGCCATTGAAGGCTTCCATCTCTACATGCTGTTAGTCCGCGTCTTCAACATCTATGTCAGGAAATACCTGCTCAAACTGAGCCTGGTTGGATGGG GCATACCCACTGCAACTGTGATGGCCTGTTGTTTCTCAGGAGTCTACGGCATACATAGCTTCTACATGACGGGGGCCAATAATGGCTCATCAACAGACAT ATGTTGGATAAGCAGTGCTACAGACAGCTCTGGAGTGGTGGTCAGCTACATCACAGTGAGTGGATACCTGGGCCTGGTCTTCCTCTTCAACACAGCCATtctaggtgtggtggtggtgaagcTGTGGGGGCAGAGAGGGAAGGGTAGGATGTGGAAGGACTGGGCCACAGTCCTGGGGCTAAGCTGTGTGCTAGGAGTACCATGGGGGTTGGCATTCTGCACCTACggccccctttctctccctggaCTGTACCTCTTCAGTATATTCAACTGCTTCCAGG GTGTCTTCTTGTTCCTGTGGTTTCTTGCCCTTTCACGTAAGGGCCGCCCAGAGCACTCCTCTGTGAAAGACTCTTCCAGTCAAAAGATGATGGAGACAAACTTCAACTGA
- the LOC120052220 gene encoding adhesion G-protein coupled receptor G2-like has product MTAPVLVIYPRCFISCLIRLYPYFRNSRVDNANSIHVSLSGALFLLNTSFLLNEWGAGLGIRGVCIFIAAAIHYSLLSCFTWMAIEAVHLYLLLVKVFNTYYRHYMAKLSAIGWGLPGIIVGVSLAVKDIKPLYGPTEMTMADTNQTNTICWIMDIPFFYSMNLAYFTIIFVLNSGILLTVTTRICQLQRYGSKGKPGKASLAWKDIGTVLGLTCLLGITWGLAFLSYGYVNLPILYLFSIFNSLQGFFIFLWICGTARKDRELAANTKSTSAALNTSTAKPKEEMFPSNNLYQ; this is encoded by the exons ATGACTGCGCCCGTACTAGTCATCTATCCACGCTGTTTTATCAGTTGTCTGATACGGTTGTACCCTTACTTTAGGAACTCCAGGGTGGACAACGCCAACAGCATCCACGTGTCACTGAGCGGGGCTTTGTTCCTGCTCAACACCTCTTTCCTGCTCAACGAGTGGGGGGCCGGTCTGGGCATCAGGGGCGTGTGTATCTTCATTGCGGCGGCCATTCACTACAGCCTCCTCAGCTGTTTCACCTGGATGGCCATTGAAGCTGTCCACCTGTATCTCCTCCTGGTCAAGGTGTTCAACACTTACTACCGACACTATATGGCCAAGCTGTCTGCCATTGGCTGGG GACTCCCCGGTATCATTGTGGGAGTTTCATTGGCAGTCAAGGATATCAAACCATTATATGGACCTACAGAAATGACTATGGCAGACACTAACCAGACAAATACAAT CTGCTGGATCATGGACATCCCCTTCTTCTACAGTATGAACCTGGCCTACTTCACCATCATCTTTGTCCTTAACTCTGGCATTCTGTTAACGGTGACCACCCGGATCTGCCAGCTGCAGCGCTATGGCAGTAAGGGCAAGCCTGGGAAGGCAAGCCTGGCCTGGAAGGATATCGGCACCGTCCTGGGTCTGACCTGCCTGCTGGGTATCACCTGGGGCCTGGCCTTCCTCAGCTACGGCTATGTCAACCTTCCCATCCTCTACCTGTTCAGCATTTTCAACTCCCTCCAAG GATTCTTTATATTCCTATGGATCTGTGGCACTGCCAGGAAAGACAGGGAGCTGGCGGCGAATACCAAGAGCACATCAGCAGCTCTGAACACCTCTACAGCCAAACCCAAGGAGGAGATGTTCCCTAGCAACAACCTCTACCAGTAA